The sequence TGGCCCGGCTCGACCGGCTCGAGCGCCGGGTGTCCATCACCGGCACTCCGTCAGCAGCAGCCCCGGCCGAGCCCGCGATCCCCGGCCAGGACCGTCCCGAGCCCGACCGTGTCGAGCGCGCCATGCCCGAGCGCGCCGAGCCCGCCCCCGTGGCCGAGCCGACCCCGACGCCCGAGTCCGCTCCGACTCCCGAGCCCACATCGGTGGTCGAGCCTGCCGAGACCCCCGCCGAGCCCACCGTGCGGCCCGAGCCCACCTCGAGTCCCGAGCCCTCCCCGGCGGTCGAGCCCGTCGAGACCCCCGCGGGGCCGACCTCGGCCCCCGCACCCGCCCCGGCGCCGAGCACGGCCCCGGCCGGCGGCGACGGCCTCAGCCTGGTCGACGTACGCCGCCTCTGGCCCGACGTCATCGAGGCGGTCAAGCGGCGCCGCCGGGTGACCTGGATCCACCTGACCAACCACTCCCAGGTCGTCGGCTTCGACGGCGCCACGCTGACGCTGGGCTTCACCAACACCGGAGCCCGGCAGAGCTTCGAGGGCGGCCACCTCGACGTGGTCAAGCAGGCCATCACCGACGTCATCGGCGCGTCGTGGCGCATCGAGACCATCGACGACGCCGGCGCCGACCCGTCCGCGGCTCCGCCGCCCGAGCCGCCGCCGACTCCGCCCCCGCCGACCTCGGTCGAGGAGCCGGAGCGGCTCTCGCGCCGTGAGCAGATCGCCCAGCAGACGGCCGAGGCCGAGGAGGCGCCGCCGGAGGACCCCGACGCCGACGTCCGGCCCGACGACGCCGACGTGGAGTCGATGGACACCGGCGACCTGCTCGAGCGCGAGCTGGGCGCCACCATGATCGAAGAGACACCCAACAACTGACCCGGACCCTGAGAGGTGCCCCATGAGTGAGAACCCCTTCGACGCCCTCGGCGGTGGCGGCGGCCTCGACATCAACGCCTTGATGCAGCAGGCCCAGCAGATGCAGGAGGGCCTGCAGGCCGCCCAGGCCGAGCTGGAGGAGGCGACCGTCGACGGCACGGTCGCCGGCGGTGCCGTGACCGTGACCGTCAGCGGTGTCGGCGAGCTCAAGAACGTCGCGATCCAGCCCGGTCAGGTCGACGGCTCCGACGCCGAGTCGCTCGCGGACCTGAGCGACCTGATCGTCGCCGCCTACCGCGACGCCCGCGCCAAGGCCGACACGATGGCCGCCGAGAAGATGGGCCCGCTCGCCGGCGGCGGCATGCCCGGACTGCCCGGCGAGGGCGGCGGTTCCTCGGGACCGCTGGGCTTCCAGTGATGTACGAAGGGGTCGTCCAGGACCTCATCGACGAGCTCGGCCGGCTGCCCGGTGTCGGTCCCAAGAGCGCCCAACGCATCGCCTTCCACCTGCTGCAGTCCGAGGAGGCCGACGTACGCCGCCTCGCCGAGGTGCTGATCGAGGTCAAGGCGAAGGTGAAGTTCTGCAGCATCTGCTTCAACGTCGCCGAGGCCGACCAGTGCCGCATCTGTGCCGACCCGCGTCGCGACGGCAGCGTGCTGTGCGTGGTCGAGGAGTACAAGGACGTCGTCGCCATCGAGCGCACCCGCGAGTTCAAGGGCCGCTACCACGTGCTGGGCGGCGCGATCTCGCCCATCGACGGCATCGGTCCCGAGCAGCTCCACATCCGTGAGCTGCTGACGCGGCTGGGCGACGGCAGCGTCACCGAGGTGATCCTGGCCACCGACCCCAACCTCGAGGGCGAGGCCACCGCGACCTATCTCACGCGCATGTTGGAGCCGATGGGGTTGCGCGTGACCCGTTTGGCGAG comes from Nocardioides panacisoli and encodes:
- a CDS encoding YbaB/EbfC family nucleoid-associated protein yields the protein MSENPFDALGGGGGLDINALMQQAQQMQEGLQAAQAELEEATVDGTVAGGAVTVTVSGVGELKNVAIQPGQVDGSDAESLADLSDLIVAAYRDARAKADTMAAEKMGPLAGGGMPGLPGEGGGSSGPLGFQ
- the recR gene encoding recombination mediator RecR — encoded protein: MYEGVVQDLIDELGRLPGVGPKSAQRIAFHLLQSEEADVRRLAEVLIEVKAKVKFCSICFNVAEADQCRICADPRRDGSVLCVVEEYKDVVAIERTREFKGRYHVLGGAISPIDGIGPEQLHIRELLTRLGDGSVTEVILATDPNLEGEATATYLTRMLEPMGLRVTRLASGLPVGGDLEYADEVTLGRAFVGRQAAT